In a genomic window of Octadecabacter temperatus:
- a CDS encoding acyl carrier protein, which produces MSIAPQVIEIIAQQALLEPSDVTEASTLEDLGIDSLGLVESIFAIEEAFDITVPFNANDPSEGDFDISTVGSIIKAVDALVKDQA; this is translated from the coding sequence ATGAGCATTGCGCCGCAAGTAATTGAAATCATTGCACAGCAAGCCTTGCTTGAGCCAAGTGACGTGACTGAGGCTTCCACGCTGGAAGACCTTGGTATTGATAGCCTTGGTTTGGTCGAGAGTATTTTCGCAATTGAAGAAGCCTTTGATATCACGGTCCCGTTTAACGCCAATGACCCGTCTGAGGGTGATTTTGACATCTCAACAGTTGGCTCGATCATCAAAGCCGTGGATGCATTGGTGAAGGATCAAGCGTGA
- a CDS encoding helicase HerA-like domain-containing protein → MSDGIFLGGGGNDYGEAQDLLLKYANRHGLIAGATGTGKTVTLQILAEGFSAIGVPVFLSDVKGDLSGLAKSGSADFKLHEPFMKRADTIGLDLQYDKFPVTFWDLLGEQGHPIRTTVAEMGPLLLSTLMGLTEAQEGVLNVAFRVSDEEGLPLLDLEDLQALLVWVGQNSKELSLRYGNVATSSVGAIQRQLLVLENQGGAGLFGEPALDLRDIMATEDDGRGRINILASDKLMASPKLYATFLLWLLSELFEELPEVGNPDKPKLVFFFDEAHLLFDDAPKALVDKVEQVARLIRSKGVGVYFITQNPADVPEDILGQLGNRVQHALRAFTANDQKELKQAADTYRPNPAFDTAEAIREVGTGEAVTSMLIEKGIPGIVERTLIRPPSSQLGPITKAERAEVMAASPMSGKYDERLDRNSAAEMLAKRAGEAAEAAEKAEDAEEKLEAEEREHKQGRRYTGSDGERSTSRRSSKSEGWGGAIATVVAKELKGTTGRRIVRGILGGLFKGR, encoded by the coding sequence ATGAGCGACGGAATTTTCTTAGGTGGCGGTGGCAACGACTACGGCGAGGCGCAGGACCTGTTGTTAAAGTATGCAAACCGCCACGGGCTTATCGCTGGTGCGACAGGGACAGGTAAGACCGTCACGTTGCAGATCCTTGCAGAAGGGTTTTCCGCGATTGGTGTTCCGGTCTTCTTGTCTGACGTGAAAGGAGACCTTTCTGGCTTGGCAAAATCCGGCAGCGCGGATTTCAAACTTCATGAACCGTTCATGAAACGCGCGGATACCATTGGCCTTGATCTTCAATACGACAAATTCCCTGTCACGTTCTGGGACCTTCTGGGCGAGCAGGGCCACCCGATCCGCACCACGGTTGCCGAAATGGGTCCGTTGTTGTTGTCCACGCTGATGGGACTGACCGAAGCGCAAGAAGGCGTGCTGAACGTGGCGTTCCGTGTGTCCGATGAAGAAGGCCTGCCGCTGCTTGATCTCGAAGACCTGCAGGCGTTGCTTGTTTGGGTTGGTCAGAACTCAAAGGAATTGTCCTTGCGCTACGGCAACGTGGCGACGTCTTCGGTTGGCGCGATCCAGCGTCAGTTGCTTGTGTTGGAAAACCAAGGCGGTGCAGGGCTGTTTGGTGAACCCGCGCTTGATCTGCGCGACATCATGGCAACCGAGGATGACGGGCGCGGACGTATCAATATACTAGCCTCTGACAAGCTCATGGCGTCGCCAAAACTTTATGCAACCTTCCTTCTATGGCTGCTGTCTGAGCTGTTTGAAGAGCTGCCAGAAGTCGGGAACCCTGACAAACCCAAGCTCGTCTTCTTCTTTGACGAGGCGCACCTGCTGTTTGACGACGCGCCCAAAGCACTGGTCGATAAGGTTGAACAGGTCGCGCGTTTGATCCGTTCTAAAGGGGTTGGCGTGTATTTCATCACGCAGAACCCAGCGGACGTTCCGGAAGATATCCTTGGCCAACTTGGTAACCGTGTGCAGCACGCATTGCGCGCGTTTACGGCCAACGACCAAAAGGAATTGAAACAGGCGGCGGATACGTACCGTCCGAACCCTGCGTTTGATACGGCTGAAGCGATCCGTGAAGTCGGGACGGGTGAAGCGGTGACATCCATGCTGATCGAGAAAGGCATTCCTGGAATTGTTGAGCGCACGCTGATCCGCCCACCATCATCCCAGCTTGGCCCAATCACAAAAGCCGAGCGTGCCGAAGTAATGGCTGCATCCCCGATGTCAGGCAAATACGACGAACGCCTAGATCGAAATTCCGCCGCTGAAATGCTGGCGAAACGCGCAGGCGAAGCGGCAGAGGCGGCTGAAAAGGCTGAGGATGCCGAAGAAAAGCTTGAGGCGGAGGAGCGCGAGCACAAGCAAGGGCGTCGTTACACAGGTAGTGATGGAGAACGTTCAACCAGCCGCAGGTCTTCCAAGTCCGAAGGCTGGGGTGGTGCGATCGCGACCGTCGTTGCCAAGGAGTTGAAAGGCACCACTGGTCGGCGCATCGTGCGCGGCATTTTGGGTGGCTTGTTCAAAGGCCGCTAA
- a CDS encoding beta-ketoacyl-[acyl-carrier-protein] synthase family protein codes for MRRVVITGSGTINALGHDVPTTLEAMREGRCGIGPLDIRDVDRLAVKIGGQVRDYDEQTHFNRQQISLYDRFTQFTLLAAKQAIDEAGITFSGDLADRSGVVLGTSGGGLNTQDENYRAVYEEGKNRVHPFIVPKLMNNAAASHVSMQYNLRGPSFTLATACASSNHAMGQAFMMIRSGMADVMVTGGSESMLCFGGVKAWEGLRVMSKDACRPFSATRNGMVQGEGAGVFVFEDYDHAVKRGATILAEVAGFAMSSDASDIVTPSKQGAARAIAGALKDAKLNREDVGYVNAHGTGTAANDKAECAAVADVFGAHADNLMMSSTKSMHGHLIGGTGAVELLACVMALRDGIIAPTIGYEEADPECALDVVPNVAREAKVTAVLSNAFAFGGLNAVIALRSA; via the coding sequence GTGAGACGCGTCGTCATCACCGGATCTGGCACAATCAATGCATTGGGCCATGATGTGCCAACCACGCTCGAGGCTATGCGCGAAGGGCGCTGTGGCATCGGCCCGCTAGATATACGTGATGTGGATCGTTTGGCTGTTAAAATCGGCGGTCAGGTGCGTGACTATGACGAACAAACCCATTTCAACCGTCAACAAATCAGCCTTTATGACCGCTTTACCCAGTTCACGCTTTTAGCGGCTAAACAGGCGATCGATGAGGCTGGGATTACGTTCTCAGGCGATCTTGCGGATCGATCTGGCGTCGTCCTTGGAACATCTGGTGGTGGGCTAAACACACAGGACGAAAACTACCGCGCCGTCTATGAAGAAGGCAAAAACCGCGTGCATCCGTTCATCGTACCAAAGCTGATGAACAATGCCGCCGCATCCCATGTGTCGATGCAATACAACCTGCGCGGCCCGTCTTTTACTTTGGCCACCGCCTGCGCCTCTAGCAACCACGCGATGGGCCAAGCCTTTATGATGATCCGCTCTGGCATGGCCGACGTGATGGTCACGGGCGGGTCTGAATCCATGCTGTGTTTTGGTGGCGTAAAAGCTTGGGAAGGCCTGCGTGTCATGTCAAAGGACGCGTGCCGCCCGTTTTCGGCCACCCGAAACGGTATGGTGCAGGGCGAGGGAGCGGGCGTGTTTGTGTTCGAAGACTACGATCATGCCGTCAAACGCGGCGCGACCATCCTCGCAGAAGTTGCTGGTTTTGCGATGTCCTCGGATGCCTCCGATATCGTCACACCGTCCAAACAGGGGGCTGCACGCGCCATTGCTGGCGCATTAAAGGACGCCAAGTTGAACCGCGAGGACGTGGGCTACGTGAATGCCCACGGAACAGGCACGGCCGCAAATGATAAAGCCGAATGCGCCGCCGTTGCAGATGTGTTTGGCGCGCACGCGGACAATTTGATGATGTCGAGTACCAAGTCCATGCACGGCCACCTGATTGGCGGAACCGGCGCGGTCGAACTTTTGGCCTGTGTCATGGCGCTGCGCGACGGCATCATCGCGCCCACCATTGGTTATGAAGAAGCCGACCCAGAATGCGCGCTGGACGTTGTTCCAAACGTGGCGCGCGAGGCGAAGGTCACCGCTGTTCTCTCCAACGCCTTTGCGTTTGGCGGCCTGAACGCCGTCATCGCACTTAGGTCTGCGTAA
- the lpxD gene encoding UDP-3-O-(3-hydroxymyristoyl)glucosamine N-acyltransferase, with protein sequence MSQTLKELAASLGAETLGDASLLVDRLAEPLEARAGDLALAVAPKFAEHLQKSAARAAVVWPGANLNELGLEGAIVAPRGRLAMAGLTQQMDRDLAFDGQTGVHPSAVIDPSAKIGEGAVIGPFVVIAADVQIGANARIASHVSISREVEIGANVVLHSGVRIGPNVIIGHSCIVQMGAAIGGDGFSFTTETPSNVERAVRARGEPLKPMDGTWHRIHSLGGVVIGDNVEVGANSTIDAGTIRATRVSNGCKIDNLVQVGHNVVLGEDCLLCAQAAVAGSAILGDRVILGGKSGVADNLSIGRDVVVGGGAIVLGNVADGVFVSGHPAQPTHEYRAGLKALKRLTQQ encoded by the coding sequence ATGTCACAGACTTTGAAAGAACTCGCTGCGTCGCTTGGGGCTGAAACCCTTGGCGACGCTTCGCTTTTGGTGGACCGCTTGGCTGAGCCACTTGAGGCACGTGCAGGGGACCTTGCACTTGCGGTGGCCCCGAAATTTGCCGAACACCTGCAAAAGTCAGCAGCCCGCGCCGCCGTGGTCTGGCCGGGGGCGAACCTAAATGAGCTTGGGCTTGAGGGCGCAATCGTTGCGCCACGCGGACGCTTGGCGATGGCAGGGCTGACGCAACAGATGGATCGTGATCTGGCCTTTGATGGGCAGACAGGCGTCCATCCCAGCGCAGTGATCGACCCATCCGCTAAGATCGGCGAAGGCGCAGTCATCGGCCCGTTCGTTGTCATCGCTGCTGACGTTCAAATCGGGGCCAATGCGCGGATTGCATCCCATGTTAGCATCAGCCGCGAGGTTGAGATCGGCGCGAATGTTGTGCTGCATTCTGGAGTGCGCATCGGGCCCAATGTCATTATCGGGCACAGCTGTATCGTACAAATGGGCGCCGCTATCGGTGGGGATGGGTTCTCTTTCACGACTGAAACCCCATCAAACGTGGAGCGTGCTGTACGCGCGCGCGGTGAACCGCTCAAACCGATGGACGGCACATGGCACCGCATTCATTCACTGGGTGGCGTTGTGATCGGCGACAATGTTGAGGTTGGTGCCAATTCCACCATCGACGCCGGCACGATCCGCGCTACGCGTGTGTCAAACGGCTGCAAAATCGATAACCTTGTTCAAGTTGGCCACAATGTTGTTTTGGGTGAAGATTGCCTGCTATGCGCGCAGGCTGCGGTGGCAGGGTCCGCCATTCTTGGCGATCGCGTCATCCTTGGTGGTAAATCCGGTGTTGCGGACAACTTATCCATCGGTCGCGATGTGGTCGTCGGAGGCGGGGCGATCGTTTTAGGTAATGTCGCAGATGGCGTGTTTGTCTCGGGCCATCCGGCGCAACCAACCCATGAATACCGCGCCGGCCTTAAAGCCCTGAAGCGCCTGACCCAGCAATAA
- a CDS encoding L,D-transpeptidase family protein: MTTFNHLFSRSFALLAFVIAFALSAQDAAAQTTAFRQAVAEGASQDDVLAEFYRAREFEGIWTGATGRDRARRNALLAVFANAGDHGLPAAQYDPNALMARLQAANTPAEKGAMEVEMSRLFLSYARDVQTGILTPSRVVSEIRREIPLRSRLGYLQGFVDSSPASYLATLPPSSPEYARLLREKLNLERLLSNGGWGPTVTGGGLAPGASGAGVVALRDRLVVMGYMERSATQTYDATVQAAVQRFQQAHGLTADGEAGAGTLRELNVPVASRLQQIIVAMERERWMNRPRGERHVWVNLVDFTAAIMDNDRVTYQTRSVIGATASDRQSPEFSDVMEYMVINPSWYVPRSIIVNEYLPALQRNRNAVSHIEITDSRGRAINRSNVNFSQFNASTFPYSMRQPPSRGNALGLVKFIFPNQYNIYLHDTPAKSLFGREVRAFSHGCIRLNDPFDFAYALLAVQESDPEAYFQSQLRTGREARVNLDNPVPVHLVYRTAFTHTTGQLNFRGDVYNRDSRIWSALANEGVAVRAIGG, encoded by the coding sequence ATGACGACCTTTAACCATTTGTTTTCGCGCAGTTTTGCGCTTCTGGCGTTTGTAATCGCCTTTGCTTTGTCCGCGCAAGACGCCGCGGCTCAGACAACGGCGTTTCGCCAAGCCGTTGCCGAGGGCGCATCGCAAGATGATGTTCTGGCTGAATTTTACCGTGCCCGCGAGTTTGAAGGTATCTGGACAGGTGCTACTGGCCGTGACCGGGCACGCCGCAACGCGCTGCTCGCAGTTTTTGCGAATGCCGGTGATCATGGCCTGCCAGCCGCACAGTATGACCCGAACGCATTGATGGCGCGCCTGCAGGCCGCCAACACGCCAGCTGAGAAAGGCGCAATGGAAGTCGAGATGTCGCGTCTGTTCCTTTCATACGCCCGCGACGTTCAAACAGGCATCCTAACACCAAGCCGCGTTGTTTCCGAAATTCGCCGCGAAATTCCGCTCCGTTCACGCCTTGGATACCTTCAGGGTTTTGTTGATTCCTCGCCTGCGTCCTACCTCGCGACATTGCCACCAAGCTCCCCAGAGTATGCGCGGCTGTTGCGTGAAAAGCTGAACCTTGAACGTCTGTTGTCCAACGGTGGTTGGGGCCCAACTGTCACTGGCGGCGGTCTTGCGCCGGGTGCATCTGGCGCTGGTGTTGTGGCGTTACGCGACCGTTTGGTCGTGATGGGCTATATGGAACGCTCAGCAACGCAGACATATGACGCGACGGTTCAAGCTGCCGTGCAGCGTTTTCAGCAAGCCCACGGGCTAACGGCTGACGGCGAAGCAGGGGCAGGGACACTGCGTGAATTGAACGTACCCGTCGCATCCCGCTTGCAGCAGATCATCGTTGCGATGGAACGCGAACGTTGGATGAACCGCCCCCGTGGTGAGCGCCACGTTTGGGTAAACCTCGTCGATTTCACGGCTGCGATCATGGATAACGACCGCGTAACCTACCAAACGCGCTCTGTTATTGGTGCGACGGCAAGCGACCGCCAAAGCCCTGAATTCTCAGACGTAATGGAATACATGGTCATCAACCCAAGCTGGTATGTGCCGCGTTCGATCATCGTGAACGAATACCTTCCAGCGTTGCAGCGTAACCGTAACGCTGTCAGCCACATTGAAATCACAGACAGCCGTGGTCGTGCGATCAACCGCAGCAACGTGAATTTCAGTCAGTTCAACGCCAGCACTTTCCCGTACTCCATGCGTCAACCTCCGAGCCGTGGCAACGCGCTTGGTCTGGTGAAGTTCATCTTCCCAAACCAGTACAACATTTACCTGCACGACACGCCGGCGAAGTCCTTGTTTGGCCGCGAAGTGCGTGCGTTTTCACATGGTTGCATTCGTTTGAATGACCCGTTTGATTTCGCATATGCGCTGCTTGCTGTTCAAGAATCCGACCCTGAAGCGTATTTCCAGTCGCAACTGCGCACCGGCCGTGAAGCACGTGTGAACCTTGATAATCCGGTTCCAGTGCATCTGGTTTACCGCACAGCGTTTACCCACACGACAGGTCAGCTGAACTTTCGCGGTGACGTTTACAACCGCGACAGCCGCATCTGGAGTGCCTTGGCAAACGAAGGGGTGGCTGTCCGCGCGATTGGCGGGTAA
- a CDS encoding YcbK family protein, with product MTMKTTSSISRRGLLGAFAATAVMAAPTYSNAAGFLRGGGDIRRLKMYSGRTGESIDTIYWIEGNYISEAMTEVNRFFRDWRNGQTHQIDTRTIDIVAATQNLLDNDQPYTLISGYRSPQTNAMLRANSSGVARNSLHLQGKASDLRMQGRSVNQMARAAASCNAGGVGRYSGSNFIHVDCGAVRNWGS from the coding sequence ATGACAATGAAAACAACTTCGAGCATTTCTCGGCGTGGATTGCTGGGCGCTTTTGCAGCGACAGCGGTTATGGCCGCCCCTACTTATTCAAACGCAGCAGGCTTTTTGCGCGGTGGTGGTGATATCCGCCGCTTGAAAATGTATTCTGGCCGCACTGGTGAAAGCATCGACACGATCTACTGGATCGAAGGAAACTACATTTCCGAAGCGATGACTGAAGTGAATCGCTTCTTCCGCGACTGGCGCAATGGCCAGACACATCAGATCGACACCCGTACGATCGATATTGTTGCGGCAACCCAGAACCTTCTGGACAACGACCAGCCCTACACACTGATTTCCGGCTACCGTTCACCACAAACGAACGCGATGCTGCGTGCGAACTCGTCCGGTGTTGCACGCAATTCATTGCACTTGCAGGGTAAAGCGTCCGATCTGCGCATGCAGGGTCGTTCCGTGAACCAAATGGCACGTGCTGCTGCCAGCTGTAACGCTGGCGGTGTTGGCCGTTATTCCGGTTCTAACTTTATCCACGTTGATTGCGGTGCTGTACGTAACTGGGGCAGCTAA
- a CDS encoding invasion associated locus B family protein yields MTLFTSNISKTLTAAALACTLGAPTFAQEATEETPAEAPAETTEEQPESVFNMGEEVDENGDPVAAELQEPQPGQQYLSEVHGDWALRCLKAEEGEDPCQMYQLLNDADGNAVAEIAIVVLPESGQAVAGATIVAPLETLLTEQITLRVDGGQARRFPFNFCNVGGCVTRLGLTEQDVALFRRGAEATLTMVPAAAPDQNVTVTMSLAGFTAAFNAAAE; encoded by the coding sequence ATGACCCTTTTCACTTCTAACATTTCAAAAACGCTAACGGCTGCGGCATTGGCTTGCACACTTGGCGCACCAACGTTTGCGCAAGAAGCAACCGAAGAGACGCCCGCAGAAGCTCCTGCTGAAACGACTGAAGAACAGCCTGAGAGCGTTTTCAATATGGGCGAAGAAGTTGATGAAAACGGTGATCCTGTTGCCGCTGAACTGCAAGAACCGCAGCCGGGCCAGCAATATCTTTCAGAAGTCCACGGTGATTGGGCTCTGCGTTGCCTGAAGGCTGAAGAAGGCGAAGACCCTTGCCAGATGTACCAACTGTTGAACGATGCTGACGGCAATGCTGTGGCAGAAATCGCCATCGTTGTTCTACCAGAATCTGGCCAAGCGGTTGCTGGTGCGACGATCGTTGCCCCGCTTGAAACATTGCTGACTGAACAGATCACATTGCGCGTTGATGGTGGCCAAGCCCGCCGCTTCCCGTTCAATTTCTGTAACGTTGGTGGTTGCGTAACGCGTCTTGGTCTGACTGAGCAGGACGTTGCATTGTTCCGCCGTGGTGCAGAAGCCACGCTGACAATGGTACCAGCTGCCGCGCCTGATCAAAACGTAACCGTCACAATGTCATTGGCTGGTTTCACAGCAGCGTTCAACGCAGCGGCTGAGTAA
- a CDS encoding peroxidase family protein, translating into MASSCPFLANIEAQERLTEARYDDGISETFSGGADLVDVSMVVFDQDGDAPNSAGLSTLFTTFGQFLDHDLVLTPEDHDEGVLDLVGMPHDIARSAVADEIGEGETIAPFNAVTWQIDGSQIYGSTEARMDDLRSFEDGKLRVQDDRTSASEMLPDADEDSFMAGDIEGDDPVYLAGDVRANENPNLLSMQTMFVREHNYWAERLAEEHPDWDDAQLYDAARSIVEFELQQITYNEWLPHLVGDAVGEDTGFDANVSGEMSVEFSTAAFRFGHTLVSSSIDRIAEDGTDDGSMALMDSYFNHSPVEDGGIEAIIRGQLSETAQELDTEIVDDLNFFLETPDGVSGFSLAAINLARGLDHGLDSYINVRAQLIGDIAPDTLDPLDFSIITSDEDVQARLATVYTDIFQVDLWVGGLAEDATGGTQMGPLFTHIIADQFTRTRAADETFGDLDPALGDTIIAEVEASTFATIIERTTDVDMVQDDVFIAEDRILTDADPIETTWNADIITLAAKTVNGSIYTQGGDDVVTLSGGTMITGDVSLGDGDDTFFMSSGTVLGSVSTGTGNDVVTLEGTAKVLDGINTNEGEDTVVLSDMAQVVGDVRTGDDNDSVTLSDRASIDGTLCTGGGDDVVTLGARTSVDNVSLVYGDDVIHLEAGADVGTIHGGKGFDTLKLSGNTRVEYDGNPSNGTVFYLDADGNDTGESVAFHSIESITCFTSGTMVISERGKVAIETLQVGDRVWTLDNGLQPIAWIGQATVPAKGDLAPILIRQGAMGNARDLLVSPQHRMMLDGWRVEMHCGADEVLAPAKALINDGSIRRVEGGTVTYVHIAFDTHEIVMAEGIPSESFFPGAEALNALDQAARDEILALFPEWRCPHLRPTAARQVITPREAKALI; encoded by the coding sequence ATGGCAAGTAGCTGTCCTTTTCTTGCGAATATCGAAGCACAAGAGCGTCTTACTGAGGCGCGCTATGATGATGGCATATCTGAAACGTTCAGCGGTGGCGCTGATCTTGTGGACGTGTCGATGGTTGTATTTGACCAAGACGGCGACGCGCCCAATAGCGCCGGCCTGTCCACGCTTTTCACCACCTTTGGCCAATTCCTAGACCATGATTTAGTTCTGACGCCCGAAGACCATGACGAAGGCGTGCTTGATCTGGTCGGTATGCCCCATGACATCGCCCGTTCTGCCGTTGCCGATGAGATCGGCGAAGGTGAAACGATTGCGCCGTTCAATGCAGTGACGTGGCAGATTGATGGATCGCAAATTTATGGATCCACCGAGGCACGCATGGATGACTTGCGCAGCTTTGAGGACGGCAAACTGCGGGTGCAGGATGACAGGACTTCGGCCAGTGAAATGCTGCCTGACGCGGACGAAGACAGCTTTATGGCGGGCGACATCGAAGGTGACGATCCTGTCTATCTTGCCGGCGATGTGCGTGCCAACGAGAACCCTAACCTGTTGTCTATGCAGACAATGTTCGTGCGCGAGCATAACTATTGGGCTGAAAGGCTAGCAGAAGAACACCCTGATTGGGACGACGCGCAGCTTTATGATGCTGCGCGCTCTATTGTGGAATTTGAGCTGCAACAGATCACCTACAACGAATGGCTTCCGCATTTGGTCGGTGACGCAGTCGGCGAAGACACCGGCTTTGATGCAAATGTATCCGGTGAAATGTCTGTCGAATTCTCGACGGCGGCGTTCCGGTTTGGCCACACCTTGGTTTCATCCAGCATTGACCGGATTGCCGAAGATGGCACGGACGATGGGTCCATGGCGTTGATGGACAGCTACTTTAACCATTCTCCGGTTGAAGACGGCGGTATTGAAGCGATTATTCGCGGCCAACTCAGCGAAACGGCGCAAGAACTCGACACTGAAATCGTCGATGACCTGAACTTCTTTCTGGAAACGCCGGATGGGGTGTCTGGATTTTCCCTCGCCGCGATCAACTTGGCGCGTGGCTTGGATCACGGGTTGGACAGCTACATCAATGTGCGTGCACAGCTGATTGGGGACATTGCTCCTGACACGCTGGACCCCCTAGATTTCTCCATCATCACCAGCGATGAGGACGTACAAGCCCGACTTGCCACTGTTTACACCGATATTTTCCAAGTGGATCTTTGGGTTGGTGGTTTGGCCGAGGATGCGACTGGTGGCACCCAAATGGGGCCCCTATTCACCCATATCATTGCGGACCAATTCACGCGTACCCGCGCAGCGGATGAAACGTTTGGTGACCTAGACCCTGCCTTGGGTGACACGATTATCGCCGAAGTTGAGGCCAGCACTTTTGCGACCATCATCGAACGCACCACCGATGTGGACATGGTACAAGACGATGTTTTCATTGCAGAAGACCGCATCCTAACCGACGCAGACCCGATTGAGACCACGTGGAACGCCGATATCATCACCCTCGCTGCCAAGACGGTGAACGGGTCGATTTACACCCAAGGGGGCGACGATGTCGTGACGCTTTCAGGCGGCACGATGATCACCGGCGATGTGAGCCTTGGCGATGGCGATGATACGTTTTTTATGTCGAGCGGCACCGTCCTAGGAAGCGTTAGCACTGGTACCGGTAATGACGTTGTCACGCTGGAAGGTACCGCAAAGGTACTGGACGGTATCAACACGAATGAGGGTGAAGACACCGTTGTTTTGTCAGACATGGCCCAAGTTGTTGGGGATGTCCGCACCGGAGACGACAACGACTCGGTAACATTGTCAGACCGCGCAAGCATTGATGGCACGCTTTGCACAGGTGGCGGCGATGATGTTGTCACGCTGGGCGCACGCACGTCTGTCGATAATGTTAGCTTGGTTTATGGCGATGACGTCATCCACCTTGAGGCCGGTGCCGACGTTGGCACAATTCACGGCGGCAAAGGGTTTGATACCCTGAAGCTGTCTGGAAACACCCGTGTTGAATACGATGGCAATCCGTCAAATGGCACGGTTTTCTATCTGGACGCTGACGGCAACGACACCGGTGAAAGTGTTGCGTTTCATTCCATCGAAAGCATCACCTGCTTTACCTCTGGGACGATGGTCATCTCTGAACGTGGCAAAGTCGCGATTGAAACGTTGCAAGTTGGCGATCGCGTTTGGACCTTAGACAATGGGTTGCAGCCGATCGCGTGGATTGGTCAAGCGACGGTTCCAGCCAAGGGCGACCTTGCGCCGATCCTGATCCGCCAAGGCGCGATGGGCAACGCACGTGACCTTCTTGTGTCACCACAACACCGCATGATGTTGGATGGCTGGCGCGTTGAAATGCACTGCGGCGCGGATGAGGTTCTGGCCCCCGCCAAAGCCCTTATCAATGACGGATCAATCCGCCGCGTTGAAGGTGGCACCGTCACCTATGTCCACATCGCATTCGACACTCATGAGATTGTCATGGCCGAAGGCATCCCATCAGAAAGCTTCTTCCCCGGGGCCGAAGCGCTTAACGCGCTGGATCAAGCCGCACGCGACGAAATCCTCGCGTTGTTCCCTGAATGGCGTTGCCCACATCTGCGCCCAACAGCGGCACGTCAGGTCATTACCCCACGCGAAGCCAAAGCTCTGATCTAG
- a CDS encoding helix-turn-helix domain-containing protein: MTTETILADRLKSVRKARKIGHPKLAKLSGLTERQLAKMETKGAELPDAVLVSLADALKITPLALTGALPLIDADLKPASTCTSGCCS, encoded by the coding sequence ATGACAACAGAAACAATCCTCGCTGACCGCCTGAAATCAGTGCGTAAAGCGCGTAAGATTGGGCATCCGAAGCTGGCGAAGTTGTCTGGACTGACAGAACGCCAACTTGCAAAAATGGAAACCAAAGGGGCTGAATTGCCCGACGCAGTACTGGTCAGTTTAGCCGACGCGTTAAAGATTACGCCTTTGGCACTGACGGGCGCCCTGCCCTTGATTGATGCGGATTTGAAGCCAGCATCCACCTGCACAAGCGGATGCTGTAGCTAG